In a genomic window of Nostoc sp. UHCC 0870:
- a CDS encoding ATP-binding protein translates to MIITANSELPNIFPQNLESTNPKADGLLPTLGAELVYTQDRTGRYLSFYWQKTDILGFSPESIVNECHGEEVFIPVDQAAYLERVHRILTSLVPERCQCWFKCDRNLFELELAICPMIPPLGTNATTVLVTGRLLQVKVNTQEVNVAINSSEQIDINSRSQKHQKLVNKITRNIRRTLDLDVIWQQTVDSLGKALQLERCIICPYQPSSSKVRVIAEYHQPERPSMLGLEIDVNTEPAFAQALTTLEPVIMEVPGYNLCPQQKILVVATCYQDQANALIAINLPDECYPLTDGELELATEVADQLGTAIAHATLYKELEAARQKAEEASRLKSEFLANVSHEIRTPLNGMIGFLKLILEGMADDVEERNQFLDEAHQLSLHLLNIINDILDIAKIEAGKMELVCAPVKLDELFADVENFMCPQAAVKNLSFRMQLPPTSDDIIVQGNYQRLLQVMLNLTGNAIKFTHEGGITVSADIVVHKGKFPEQQFPGMVRVRVADTGIGVSLDQQDKLFQLFSQVDGSRTRQYGGTGLGLAISQKLVETMGGEVHFYSLGEGLGSTVTFTVPLYQQPVMLSSTDNESDCI, encoded by the coding sequence ATGATTATTACTGCCAACTCCGAATTGCCAAACATATTTCCCCAAAATCTGGAATCTACTAACCCTAAAGCTGATGGCTTACTACCAACCCTCGGTGCTGAGTTGGTATATACGCAGGATAGGACAGGGCGTTATCTGTCTTTTTATTGGCAAAAAACTGATATTTTGGGTTTTAGTCCCGAAAGCATAGTCAATGAATGTCATGGTGAGGAAGTCTTTATCCCCGTAGATCAAGCTGCCTATTTGGAAAGAGTGCATCGTATTTTAACTAGTTTAGTACCCGAAAGGTGTCAATGTTGGTTTAAGTGCGATCGCAATTTATTTGAGTTGGAGTTGGCAATTTGTCCAATGATTCCGCCTCTGGGAACTAATGCGACTACAGTTTTGGTAACGGGTAGGTTATTACAAGTTAAAGTCAATACCCAGGAAGTAAATGTAGCAATTAATTCGTCAGAACAGATAGACATCAACTCGCGATCGCAAAAACATCAAAAACTAGTCAATAAAATTACCAGAAATATCCGTCGGACATTAGATTTAGATGTAATCTGGCAACAAACAGTTGATAGTTTAGGCAAAGCATTGCAGCTAGAACGGTGTATTATCTGCCCTTATCAGCCCTCTAGCTCCAAAGTGCGGGTAATAGCAGAGTATCATCAACCAGAACGCCCTTCTATGCTGGGTTTAGAAATAGATGTTAATACTGAACCAGCCTTTGCTCAAGCCTTGACAACCTTAGAACCTGTGATCATGGAAGTTCCAGGGTATAATCTTTGCCCACAACAAAAAATTTTAGTAGTGGCTACCTGCTATCAAGACCAAGCCAATGCTTTAATTGCCATTAATCTGCCAGATGAATGTTACCCATTAACAGATGGGGAATTAGAACTAGCTACAGAAGTGGCAGATCAGTTAGGAACTGCGATCGCTCATGCTACCTTATACAAAGAACTAGAAGCAGCCAGACAAAAAGCCGAAGAAGCCTCCCGTCTCAAGAGTGAGTTTCTCGCTAACGTCTCCCATGAAATTCGTACCCCTCTCAACGGTATGATTGGTTTCTTAAAGCTGATTTTAGAAGGTATGGCAGACGATGTTGAAGAAAGAAATCAGTTTTTAGATGAAGCGCACCAACTATCTTTACATCTGCTGAATATTATTAACGACATTTTAGATATAGCCAAAATCGAAGCCGGAAAAATGGAGCTAGTTTGCGCTCCTGTTAAGCTAGATGAGCTATTTGCTGATGTTGAAAACTTCATGTGTCCCCAAGCAGCAGTAAAAAACCTCAGCTTCAGGATGCAATTACCTCCCACTTCAGATGACATAATAGTTCAAGGCAATTACCAGAGGTTGTTGCAAGTTATGCTGAATTTAACAGGTAATGCCATCAAATTCACCCACGAAGGCGGTATTACCGTTAGTGCCGATATTGTAGTTCACAAAGGGAAATTTCCAGAACAGCAATTTCCTGGGATGGTGAGAGTTAGGGTAGCAGACACAGGTATTGGTGTTTCCCTAGACCAACAAGACAAACTCTTTCAACTATTCTCACAGGTAGATGGTTCGCGTACTCGCCAATACGGTGGGACAGGTTTGGGACTGGCAATATCTCAGAAGCTAGTAGAGACTATGGGTGGGGAAGTACATTTTTACAGTCTCGGTGAAGGACTTGGTTCTACTGTCACCTTCACAGTTCCTCTATATCAACAACCAGTTATGCTGTCTTCAACTGACAATGAATCAGATTGTATTTGA
- the tnpA gene encoding IS200/IS605 family transposase, which produces MAKLSPSDHEYRRTSGSVSSLNYHFVFVPKRRKAVLIKEVAQRLQEIILELVVEHEWRLIALEIMPDHVHCFLNVPTHESPADVARWIKGRASHHLRREFPHLKKLPSLWSPSYFVASTGAASTEVVRKYIENQKSN; this is translated from the coding sequence GTGGCTAAACTATCACCATCAGACCACGAATACAGACGCACAAGTGGCTCAGTTTCATCTCTGAACTACCATTTTGTATTTGTTCCAAAACGGAGAAAAGCGGTGCTAATAAAAGAAGTCGCACAGCGTTTGCAAGAAATCATATTAGAGTTAGTAGTTGAGCATGAGTGGAGACTTATCGCTTTAGAAATAATGCCTGACCATGTTCACTGTTTTTTAAATGTTCCGACCCATGAATCCCCTGCTGATGTGGCAAGATGGATTAAAGGCAGAGCATCTCATCATCTAAGACGCGAGTTCCCGCACCTAAAAAAACTTCCTTCCCTCTGGAGTCCTAGTTACTTTGTTGCTTCAACTGGTGCAGCAAGTACAGAAGTTGTGAGAAAATATATTGAAAATCAAAAAAGCAATTAA
- a CDS encoding AI-2E family transporter encodes MRFGQWIGLFIVAISFYILWQIRQILLIVFASIVLATILNRFLILLQRFRIKRSIAILITLSILLLIIFSFFFIIVPQLIEQLQQLGTIIPIALDRLRLWNDWFLKVLPDDVLDNIRNFRYLTQDFQTWLNRLLNNFLFLVTRSLNIALGLLLFLALTIMLMADPQKYRRGFILLFPAFYRQRMNVILNKCAVSLNGWIRGTLLTMLLISILSYIGLSILGVPLPLVNAILAGFLEFIPNVGPTLSVIPPALLAVVDAPWKAVAVVVLYFIIQQVESLIILPWVMKTQVSLLPAVTLLSVVIFGAFFGFLGVFLAVPLVIVLQILIQEILVKDILNNWNIDRD; translated from the coding sequence GTGCGCTTTGGGCAATGGATTGGTTTATTTATAGTTGCTATATCTTTTTATATTCTTTGGCAAATTCGCCAAATACTTTTGATAGTATTTGCCTCTATAGTTTTAGCAACTATTTTGAATAGGTTTTTGATTTTATTACAGAGATTTCGTATCAAGCGCAGTATTGCTATTCTCATAACTCTTAGTATTTTATTATTAATAATATTCAGCTTCTTTTTTATAATTGTCCCGCAGCTTATCGAGCAATTACAACAACTGGGTACAATCATCCCGATAGCATTAGATCGGCTCAGATTGTGGAATGATTGGTTTTTAAAGGTACTTCCCGATGATGTGTTAGATAATATCCGTAATTTTAGATATCTAACGCAAGATTTCCAAACTTGGTTAAATCGATTATTGAATAATTTTTTATTTTTAGTTACTCGTTCACTTAATATAGCTTTAGGATTACTACTTTTTTTAGCATTAACTATCATGCTAATGGCAGACCCTCAGAAATATCGTAGAGGTTTTATTTTATTATTTCCAGCCTTTTATCGTCAGCGCATGAATGTAATTTTAAATAAATGTGCAGTTTCTTTAAATGGTTGGATTAGAGGCACACTTTTAACTATGTTATTAATTAGCATTTTGAGCTATATTGGACTATCAATTTTGGGTGTGCCATTACCATTAGTTAATGCTATTTTAGCTGGATTTTTAGAGTTTATACCCAATGTTGGACCTACATTAAGTGTGATTCCCCCTGCTTTGTTGGCTGTAGTTGATGCACCGTGGAAAGCAGTTGCAGTAGTAGTTTTATATTTTATAATTCAGCAAGTTGAAAGCCTGATTATATTGCCTTGGGTGATGAAAACTCAGGTATCACTCCTACCAGCAGTTACTTTGCTGTCTGTAGTAATTTTTGGGGCATTTTTTGGCTTTTTGGGTGTCTTTTTAGCTGTGCCTTTAGTGATTGTTTTACAAATTTTGATCCAGGAAATTTTAGTGAAAGATATATTAAATAACTGGAACATTGATAGAGACTAG
- a CDS encoding DUF389 domain-containing protein, producing the protein MRQLIIQVPQGFGGDVLDIAKSLEGQNLAQFAANNGDEPIDVVIVHVSNRRVDQLFAKLEELPNVHITLLPSGVMPLRPPASEAPEQVKDVEERSSIEVFLAGLQSVGSWQGFLGYAVLAGIVVWIGLYTNTVFLLVAAMLIAPFAGPAMNTAIATARGDWQLLWRSLVRYFSALSVTIVTTWLLSLILQQEIATSLMIERSQLSAVAVFLPLAAGAAGALNLVQSEQNSLVSGAATGMLVAASLAPPTGIVGMASAIGRWDMVTDGIFLLFLQLCGINLSASLLFRKFGLSTQGSRYQRGNKNIFLTALIITIIALSILLSWQFMNSPSLERSTIAQRANSELQKVVKQTNLAQLVESNVRFTRPNIESQNTLLCVVYVQRRQGVTESAAAIRSRLTQAIHQHLRQENFNFTPLVDVIVLEQPGN; encoded by the coding sequence ATGCGACAACTAATCATCCAAGTTCCACAGGGGTTTGGTGGAGATGTTCTCGATATTGCTAAATCTCTGGAAGGGCAGAACCTCGCACAATTTGCAGCTAACAACGGTGACGAACCCATCGATGTGGTGATTGTTCATGTTTCCAATCGCCGAGTAGATCAGCTATTTGCTAAGTTGGAAGAACTCCCTAACGTTCATATTACTCTTCTTCCCTCTGGAGTAATGCCTTTGCGTCCACCTGCATCAGAAGCACCGGAACAAGTCAAAGATGTGGAAGAACGTAGCTCCATAGAAGTCTTTCTAGCAGGGTTACAAAGTGTCGGCTCTTGGCAGGGTTTTCTTGGTTATGCAGTATTAGCTGGGATAGTAGTTTGGATTGGCTTGTATACGAATACAGTTTTTTTGCTGGTAGCAGCCATGCTGATTGCCCCCTTTGCTGGCCCCGCCATGAATACAGCCATTGCTACCGCACGAGGTGATTGGCAATTACTCTGGCGTAGTCTTGTGCGTTATTTTTCAGCTTTAAGCGTGACGATTGTGACTACCTGGTTACTCAGCCTAATTCTGCAACAGGAAATTGCTACTAGTCTAATGATTGAACGTAGTCAGCTTTCAGCAGTAGCTGTATTTCTACCACTAGCAGCTGGTGCAGCAGGAGCTTTGAACTTGGTACAGTCAGAGCAAAATAGCTTAGTCTCAGGGGCTGCAACAGGTATGTTAGTTGCTGCTTCCCTCGCCCCACCAACAGGAATAGTAGGTATGGCTAGTGCAATTGGTCGCTGGGACATGGTGACTGATGGGATATTTTTGTTATTTCTGCAACTCTGCGGGATTAATTTATCAGCTTCTCTTTTATTTAGAAAGTTTGGGTTGTCTACTCAAGGAAGCCGCTACCAACGCGGCAACAAAAATATATTTCTTACTGCCTTAATTATCACTATCATTGCGCTTTCTATCCTTCTTTCCTGGCAGTTTATGAATTCTCCTAGTTTAGAACGCTCCACCATTGCCCAAAGAGCTAATTCTGAACTGCAAAAAGTAGTTAAACAGACGAATTTAGCCCAATTAGTTGAGTCTAATGTTCGCTTCACTCGTCCCAATATAGAAAGTCAAAATACATTACTTTGCGTTGTCTATGTGCAGCGTAGACAAGGAGTTACCGAATCTGCTGCGGCTATTCGTTCTCGTCTTACCCAAGCTATTCATCAACATTTACGCCAGGAAAACTTTAACTTCACACCTCTAGTAGATGTGATTGTGCTAGAGCAACCAGGAAACTGA